The following are from one region of the Penaeus monodon isolate SGIC_2016 chromosome 19, NSTDA_Pmon_1, whole genome shotgun sequence genome:
- the LOC119585357 gene encoding uncharacterized protein LOC119585357: MTALSKPHKASTTSYVLSSACEPPILPKGYLLTSANFTFDFDSNLVAMSKRKLRDEWLLNHDFKPWLNRIYGNPTEAYCSKCHKTLNAELTTIRRHMKSRSHEMNTSDENDAQTDNVNVGDQIKLATIIMICFLAEHNLPFLIADHLTDLWGLHLKRTKCTELTKNLGTCIADDLVLKLGKYKFSIIIDESTDVSTTKCLTVLVKFFDLEEGKLKTRMLDLIDIYGDKDKKYGASNIMGERNSLRANLPGLSVFRCICHSVHLCASEAAKILPRQCEDLIRHIYTYFAHSAKRKYEFKQFQTLFELKPHKILHASQTRWLSLHQAVERVLEQWEALQEYFKSIVEEEKLTSLTLIIRDMNNPVYLDAAVHRFLQMEKYYKNTKDPGRLCHHYNHLLKDCQGFMKGTFKSSIMSGGHWTAYQFLRK; encoded by the exons ATGACAGCTCTTTCAAAACCACACAAAGCATCCACCACTTCTTATGTGCTGTCCTCTGCTTGTGAACCTCCAATTCTCCCAAAAGGCTACCTGCTTACTTCGGCAAATTTTACTTTCGACTTCGACTCAAACCTG GTTGCGATGTCAAAGCGCAAACTTAGGGATGAGTGGCTGCTGAACCACGATTTCAAACCTTGGTTGAACAGGATTTACGGCAATCCTACAGAAGCCTACTGTAGCAAATGCCATAAAACCCTAAATGCAGAACTCACTACAATCAGGCGACATATG AAATCCCGAAGCCATGAAATGAATACATCCGACGAAAATGACGCCCAGACCGACAATGTTAATGTTGGGGATCAAATTAAATTGgctacgataataatgatttgttTCCTTGCCGAACATAACCTTCCTTTCCTGATAGCTGACCATCTGACAGATCTGT GGGGATTGCACTTGAAAAGAACTAAGTGCACCGAATTGACAAAAAATCTGGGTACGTGCATCGCTGATGATTTAGTGTTAAAACTAGGAAAATACAAATTTTCAATAATCATTGATGAGTCGACTGATGTCAGCACAACAAAATGCTTAACTGTACTGGTAAAGTTTTTTGATTTGGAAGAAGGTAAATTGAAAACAAGAATGTTGGACTTGATCGACATTTatggagataaagataaaaaat ATGGGGCTTCCAACATCATGGGAGAGCGTAATTCTTTGAGAGCCAATTTGCCTGGACTTTCGGTCTTTAGGTGTATATGCCATTCTGTACATCTATGTGCCTCTGAAGCTGCAAAGATCCTCCCAAGGCAGTGTGAGGATTTGATTAGGCACATATACACGTACTTTGCACACAGTGCAAAACGCAAGTATGAATTTAAACAGTTCCAGACATTATTTGAATTAAAACCACATAAAATTCTCCACGCTTCACAGACCCGCTGGCTCTCATTACATCAGGCGGTTGAGAGGGTGTTGGAGCAATGGGAGGCATTGCAGGAGTACTTTAAAAGCATTGTAGAGGAAGAAAAGCTCACATCATTaactctcattattagagatatGAATAACCct GTATATTTAGATGCAGCTGTTCACAGATTTTTACAAATggagaaatattataaaaat ACAAAAGATCCAGGGAGATTATGCCATCACTACAACCACTTGTTGAAAGATTGCCAAGGATTTATGAAGGGGACATTCAAGTCCTCGATAATGAGTGGAGGACATTGGACAGCATACCAGTTCCTGAGGAAATAA